The uncultured Mailhella sp. genome segment ATATTCATCATTGTAAATATTTCATTAGATGTTGGTTGAGCAGCATCTGAATGAAATACAATAAATGGAATATCATTTAGTTCCTGTTGCAGGGGGGGGGGAACTCAATGAAAATTTTTTCTTTAGACAACAAAGAACATGACGTTCTTGAAAAAGTTCTTCGAAATTATAAGAGTCTGTATTGGAAGGTTCGGAACATATTGCTAGATCGCTCCTACGGGATTCGAGATGACGCAGGGCTCTACCTTGGGTTCCTGTTTGTATGTTGAAAGATACGTCTGGATATTTTTCAAGAAATTCACGAATAATATCTTTAATTACAAATAAGCTTATATATTGCTGTGTAAATATGTTGATAGTTCCATGTATATAGTTATTATTATTTAATAAATTTTCAAAAATATCATTAGCGACATTAAATAAGGTCTCAGTTCCATATAATAATTTTTTTCCTTCCTCAGTTAATTTCATGGGGTCAACAGATCTATCAAAAAGTGAACAGCCTAGTTCCTCTTCAAGTTTTACAAGATGATGTCGAACGGCAGCTCTATTGATTCCCATGTGTTTTGAAGCGGCGGAAAGACTACCGGTCAAAGCTACATAATAAAATCCGCGCAGCCATTGCATGAGATCACCGTTGAATTTCCGCAGAACTTTCATTTTACCACCTCCTGTTTTCTAACAGCTTTTCAATATCGCTTTGTCTGGGGTGCTGCAAGAGGAGAATGGGAAAGTGATATTATCTGTGGGACAAGACCGGCCATCTAAGATATCATCTTCAAAGGCCGGTCTTTGTTGCCACTTATCGCCAGAGGCTGACTCTGGTATAGATGTCTTCATTAATGCCAGCAGGCGTACACCCTTCAAGTCTCAGCTGAACATTGGAAGGCGGGATTACTTCTTTTTCTTCGGGGTGAGGAAGATCTACCCAGTCATAGGGATACCTGTGAGCCCGGAAAACAAATCCTGCCGGATCCACGTACTCCCATACGATTTCTCCCTCGGGCGTGACTTCAAAAATGCGTCCACTGGTGGCTTCGACTATTTGCGTATTTCCATTGGGAAGACGCTGCATTCCCGAGCATATGGCGCTGAAGAACAAAGAAAGTTCGGAGGCTAGCTGTCCGCGATAATCTCCATAGCTCCAGACAATTTTCAATGTAATGGGATCGATTTCAAGAACACGGGAGAAGCAACGCCCCTGATTATATTGTCCCGTAGGAGAAGCCTGCGTAGGAATGCCGTAACCGGCATGACCTCCATTGTCGAAAATAAGGATATTTCCTTCACCAGGCAGGCCCTTGGGAATCATATGAACTTCATGCTGGCCGATTATGGCTCCAAGCTCGCGGAGTTCTTTGGTAGAACTGTAGTCAGGCCCCAGACGCCATACGATATCACCGGATCTGTGATCAATGATGAACGATATATTCAGTGAACGGATGTCCGTAATGATATTATTAGGATGAAAACGTTCATCTCCCATGTCGTAGTGACGATTCGGACCAAGCCACGCACAATTGTTGAGATATGTTTCCTTTGCATAGCTCATGCCGGGCTTTACGCCGGGGAAACGGAAAAACGCATTTTTTGCGGTTTCCGAAAGGCCGAGCTGGTCAAAATGATCCATGAGTTGCCAGGACCATTCTTCCTTGCCATTTTCATCGACGATCACGAGTCTGGTATCAGAAAGCGTGATGGGAGATATTTCAGGTTTGTGTACATTCCTGTTGGAGTTGATAAGCGTACGTCCATGTTTCTTAGGGTACTGATTAGGGGCGTAATAGCCGACGGGATTTCCTTCTCTCTGGAAGTCATGATGAGTGCGAGCAGCAGGAACCTTTTCCCCATTGATGATTTGTTGATCGAGGTCTGGAGCCTTCCACACAAGGTTATTATTCCAGTCTCTTTGTACAAGGTCGCGCATTTCCAGAGGGACTCCGGGAATTTCAGCAGTGGCCCCGATAATATCTCCACCAGGAAGTAGCTTGTTATCAAAAGATCCGAGTAGTCCATCCCAGTAATGAACTACATTACCATTCATATCTATAAGTCTAGCACCTTTTGCAGTGCTGACAGAACTTGATGGCACAAGAACATATCCATTCCAACATTTTTCAGGCTTATAGATCAACGTACCGGTCAAATTAACAGTCTGCGGCATGGTAATGACTCCTTTGAAATATTTTTATAGATCATCTTTTCTTAAATCTTGTCGCGTATGTCAACGGGAAAGATTTTTCAGCTGTGTATATTTTTTTGCCTGGCAATATTTTTCTCGATGTGCAAAAAAATAGTGCCAGTTTATAGCATGATTTTTTTTTGTTAGAAAATATACAAGTTATAAATTTTATTACTTGGGAGGCTTTTAATGATGCAAGAGGAAATGAAGCCAAAACTGTGGCAGGCGTTACTTATGGTTGTTATTCCTGTTGCCATTATTTTATATGGTACAGTTGTAAAACATATTATGCCTCCAGTAGTTCCGTTAATTATGGCTGTTGTAATTGCAGCATGTATTGCTTTATTATCAGGTGTAAAGTGGCAAACTATTGAAGATGGAATGTTTATGGCACTTAGCCGTTCACAGATAGCAGTTCATATTCTTATTCTTGTTGGCGCATTGATTGGAATATGGATTCATTGTGGAACTATAAGTATGATAGTTTATTATGGCCTAAAACTTATTTCTGCAGAATATTTTTTAGTTACAGCATTTATTATATGTACGATAGCTTCAGTGGTTACAGGGACAAGTTTTGGATGTCTTGGTACCGTGGGGGTTGCTCTCTTTGGTATCGGTACAGCTTTTGATTATTCTCCAGCAATGATCCTTGGACCTATTGTAGGTGGGGCTATGCTGGGTGATAAAATGAGTCCTGTGTCTGATTCTACTAATATTGCTGCGTGCACTTGTGAGACTGATCTTTTTTCTCATATAGGATCAATGATGTATACAACGCTTCCAGCGGCTATTATAGCGTGTATTATATATACATTTATGGGAAATTCTATTGATGGAAATGTTGACGTATTGTCAGGTGAAGTAGGCGTTATTCTATCTACTATTGAGTCTCATTGTAATTTGTCTTGGGTTACACTAATTCCTCCGGTTGTGCTTTTTACGTTGGCATGTCGTAAAGTTCCGGTAATTCCCACATTGGCATTAAGTATTTTTGCGGGGGTTATTGTCGCTCTGCTGGATGGTGCGAGCCTTGATGCACTGATTAAGACGGCAACGAGCGGATATGTTTCCCAGACGGGTGTAAAAGAGGTGGATAGCCTGCTTTCAAGAGGTGGAATGCTTAGCGTCCTGCCTACATTGCTGCTTTTTATTGCAAGCCTTTCGTATGGAGGCATTTTAGAGGCTAGTGGAGTATTCAGCGTGATTATTGAAAAAATACTCCGGCATGTTTCGACGCTTGCAGGTTTAGTTTTTTCCACACTGTCTGTTTCGTTTTTTGTCTTGCTTGGTACTGGCAATATGATGCTTGCTAGCATTATGACTGGTAGAGCTTTTGCAAATGCATATAAAGAAAGAGATATACATCAAAGAGTACTTTCTCGCTCTTGCGAGGATTCAGCAACTGTTTTAAGTATTCTTATACCATGGAGTGTGCCAGCATTTTTTGTAATGGGAATACTTGGTGTATCTGCTTGGGATTATACTCCATATTGTTATTTTAATATTCTTTGTCCTGTATTTTCAATGTCTTATGCTTATACTGGTTTTGGTGTATGGAGAAGGAATGGTACACCATATAGAAAATCTATAAAGAGAAAATAATTTTTAAACTGATATTTGTTAAAAGTAAGCACCTTTTTGATGATTAATATCATTAAAAAGGTGCTTTACTGTATAAATATGTTGTTAGTATTTATTATAATTTTGTAAAATAATATAATTAATAAATAATAATATTTATAATAAAACATATTGTTTTAAATTTAAACAAATATTAAAATCCGTTGTATTTTATTAAATATTGGAAACAAGTAATTTAATAAAAGAAAAGATAGATAAAGTTTGTGATGATTTTTCTGAGACAGTGATCAGAATTTCAATGGAATGTTCGATGATATCAATATCCATCATTCTATACTTAGCTACTAGATCAAAGAGTCTTTACCTTCTTTAGATATAGCAGAAGGCCATTAAATTTCTAGAGTAGGTTTTAGGTATAAAGGTAATACCATTTTTACTTTGAATATTTTTTCCAGATAGTCTATGCATCCTGAAGATGCAAGATAGGCTATGCTATACTCATTGTTTTCATATGGAAGTACTGATATATATGGTGTATCTGAAAGGACTACTGTTATGGATAACACGCTGTCATGACAATGTGATATAATTTGCTAAGAACGTCAGCACTGTGCCGTAGGAAAACTTATTTTAATATATTGATATGATATATATCATATCTTATCTTATTATTGACAATCCCCTAATAATACTTCCAATCCATTGTCATGGTAGTATTATTAGGGGAAAAGATGACTGGAAGGATGAGCTAGGACTTCGGAACGATAAAATACGACTTCTGAGGTTATTTTTTGAGAAGATATCATACTCTTTGGTAACCAACAATTTCAGATTTTCTGCTAGTGACTATAGGGTAGAATACATGGGGAGGAAGTGGATGCCTTGTATGTATCCGTCTTCTGTGAGAAAATGCGAATTGAAGAGACCGGCATTCCAGAAGACTGACTCACAAGTTTGAAAATTTAAGGAGCAGGCAAGAGTCATCAAGAACAAGAATCTTGATATTTCATGTCTGATATTATTTTTCCCGAACAGCATAATGCTGAATTTTTTTGCCCTTCTCCGTTGTTTCTATTCCCTTTTGATGAGAACCCATTCTTCCAAAGCAATAATGCATGAGCTCTTTTAGTTCGGAGAGAAACTCTTTCACCCGTTCATCTTTCTCATCAGCCATGTAGAAAAAATCAAAGATATGGTTTTTGTCTCCGAAATCTTCTTCTAGCCTACCATGAATTTTATTATTGCTTTGATGTTCTATCCATTCTTTAAAGGTTGTCATTTTCTTCCTCTGGCTGTTCTCTGAGCCATCCATATTCGTTCTGGTAGAGCAGCCAGAATGTGATAATCATTCCAAGGAGTGTATCCTGTGTTTCCTGTGGATAGCCACGTTGCCGTACGGTCTCAAAGTCTTCGTACATTCCATCAGGAAGAGTGCATGGCAATATATGTTTCATAATAATTTCCAACTCTTATAATATTTATACTTTAAAAATATCGAGATTGAAAAGATATACAAATAATTATAAGAATGTTCTTATGATTGCCCATAGCCAATAGGGACTTAGGCGTTATCTCCAGCGTCGTTACGAATATTGAAGAAAAATTCAGAGAGTTTTGATAAGCATCATCAGTACAATGGCGGCAGCTTTTGAATCAGGGATATCGATAGAGTGAAAGGACTTCTTTAAAAATTTCTTCGATTTTTGTGTGATTTCTGCAAGCGTTTTTCAGCGTAGATGGGACTCCGAATCAGTGTGTTTGATTCGGAGTTTTTTTATTCAGGAGGGCACGTCCCATAATGTCCCGCAGATGTCCCACATATTGAAAATTCTGTCCTCTTGTTGTCCCGTATGGAATTCTGATAAATTACACTTATAAATTCAGTCGGCAGTGATGAGGTATTACATCTTATCCTGTCAGAAAATCATTTCAGGAGAAATATAAATGGAAAGAAACAGCAATCAGAAAATGGTCAGGGCGAAAGAGGCCGCAACATATCTGGGAATTGGCGAAAGCACATTCTGGCGATGGGTGGCTCAGGGAAAAATTCCACAGGGTATTAAATTTGGGACTAGGTGTACAGTGTGGCGACTTGAAGTTTTGGACTCATTTATTGAGCAACATGAAAAAGTCGCTATATAAGCTGGGTATGAGTATTTTATTATGAAAGCTATTGGAATATAAGTAAATATGATTCTAATGGGCTTGTATATATCAAATGAGTATAATGAGTAAAGGAATATATATGATGAAAAATAATTTAATTAAGGCTAGGGGCTTTCATATTGTAACAAAGCAATCATATCTTTCTGAAGATAAGATTAAAAATGTTTTAAATCGATATAAAACGATTACTAGTTGGGCTTATATTTTACATGATAAGGAAATAGATGAAGTGGGTTGTGGAGAAGACAGTGATGATGGATTAAAAAAGTTTAAAGATGCTCATTGGCATATTGCTATTTATTGTAAAGATAACAGAATACCATTATCTTCAGTTGCATCATGGTTTGGAATAGGTGATAATTTTATAGATAAATCAGAAGGAAGTATAATATATATTATTAAATATATGCTTCATGAAGATGAGGAGTCTGTTAGGTTAAATAAGCATCGCTATGACGATAGTGAATTAAAAACAAATATTAACTTTAGAAATGAATTAAATCATATCTCTAAGAAGAAGAAAAGAGAATATTTTTTTACAGGTGTCTTAAACGGCATGCATCCAGATGAATGTAGAGAGATTGATAGGTATTTTTATGCTGAAAATATGGATAAGCTTATTAGGTTATATAAGGACTATTTGAATCATAAACCAGTGCCTTCGACTAGGTATAATATTTATATTTATGGAGATTCATCTTCTGGAAAAGATTGCTTTGCTAAAGCGTTAGCGCGTGCTATTTACAATAATAAATCAAAGGATGAGTATATATATCATACAATAGGTTCTCCAAAAACGATGTTTGAAAACTATTTACAGCAAGAAGTTATTATATGGAATGATATGCGTGCAGAGAGTTTATTATCACGTTTTAATAATGATATTGGACTGATATATAATATATTCGATGTTCATCCTTCAGCAATTTCAGTGAATGTTAAATATTCATCTATAAAACTCACAAATCGAATAAACATAGTGCACTCAGTTCAGCCCTATGATGAATTTCTTGATACACTTTCTGGAAATGAAGATAGACGTCAATCTTATAGAAGATTTCCTATAATAATTCATCTAAAAGAAGATACTTATGATGTTTTTATTAATAAATTTTTTATGGATAGAACTGAATCGTTTACAGAGTATTATCGTAAGATTGATATTCCAGGTTCATTCGGAAAGTATAGAATTTTGTATTCATCGGAAGAGGCACATCAGAAAGAACAGAGGGCAATTAAACCTGTAGTTGATATTTATAATGATATTAGAAATAAAATTGAGCATATAGTATGATTACATAGAAATTTCTAGCTCTAGTTTTTTATGAAGTTATGATTAAAAAGTATTACCTTCCCCTTAGTTGAAAAGAGAGCCATTCAGACAAGATACTATGTAATAGTGTTTGCTTGGCTGTGGATGAAAAGCGAGTTTTGCGAATATTTTCAAACTGTTTAAACATCTCTTCTGAGACTAAAAATTGAAGTTTCTTTTTGGACATAGTTTATCTTTTTTATTCTATTTTATCATATTTATCATTATAGAAAATAAAAGTTATTTTTCATAAAAAGACTATACTAGAATTTGTATTGAATAATAATTTCTATAAATTAAAAAAAGGAGCGGCAATCTCAGCAACTCTTTTTTATTATTTTTCTTCCAAAGAATTTAGAAGTTTATTAATTTCATTTTTTAATCTATCACGAGCTTCTATGAAGCTATCATCTGACTTTATTTTATTATTGCTTACCATATGTTCATAGAGATTTGAAAATTCCTTAATCCGTTTACCAAAATTTTCAAGTTGCGTTAAGTATCTCTTTTTTCTAGAAGTGTTATTTTCATAAATTTCTTTTTCTTTTATTTGAGCAGCCTTTGCATTTCGCTTTTGAGCTTTTTCCAAACGAGCATTATAAAGTTTTATTTTTTCTTCCTTTGAACCTTTATTTCTAGCTATGCTGCGCATGGTGATAACAGATAGCAACGAGTCATTACGAGCTCTTTCTTTTATTTCATCAGGAAGAGTTTGAAGTGCATAATAGTCAGAAATTGAACCTTCTGCCAGTCCCAATTCTAGTCCCAATTGTTTATGGGTATAGTTTTCATCTTTCTCTTTCCGTTTTTTATAAAGTCTATCTATT includes the following:
- a CDS encoding LysR family transcriptional regulator — translated: MKVLRKFNGDLMQWLRGFYYVALTGSLSAASKHMGINRAAVRHHLVKLEEELGCSLFDRSVDPMKLTEEGKKLLYGTETLFNVANDIFENLLNNNNYIHGTINIFTQQYISLFVIKDIIREFLEKYPDVSFNIQTGTQGRALRHLESRRSDLAICSEPSNTDSYNFEELFQERHVLCCLKKKFSLSSPPPATGTK
- a CDS encoding aryl-sulfate sulfotransferase produces the protein MPQTVNLTGTLIYKPEKCWNGYVLVPSSSVSTAKGARLIDMNGNVVHYWDGLLGSFDNKLLPGGDIIGATAEIPGVPLEMRDLVQRDWNNNLVWKAPDLDQQIINGEKVPAARTHHDFQREGNPVGYYAPNQYPKKHGRTLINSNRNVHKPEISPITLSDTRLVIVDENGKEEWSWQLMDHFDQLGLSETAKNAFFRFPGVKPGMSYAKETYLNNCAWLGPNRHYDMGDERFHPNNIITDIRSLNISFIIDHRSGDIVWRLGPDYSSTKELRELGAIIGQHEVHMIPKGLPGEGNILIFDNGGHAGYGIPTQASPTGQYNQGRCFSRVLEIDPITLKIVWSYGDYRGQLASELSLFFSAICSGMQRLPNGNTQIVEATSGRIFEVTPEGEIVWEYVDPAGFVFRAHRYPYDWVDLPHPEEKEVIPPSNVQLRLEGCTPAGINEDIYTRVSLWR
- the nhaC gene encoding Na+/H+ antiporter NhaC, which produces MMQEEMKPKLWQALLMVVIPVAIILYGTVVKHIMPPVVPLIMAVVIAACIALLSGVKWQTIEDGMFMALSRSQIAVHILILVGALIGIWIHCGTISMIVYYGLKLISAEYFLVTAFIICTIASVVTGTSFGCLGTVGVALFGIGTAFDYSPAMILGPIVGGAMLGDKMSPVSDSTNIAACTCETDLFSHIGSMMYTTLPAAIIACIIYTFMGNSIDGNVDVLSGEVGVILSTIESHCNLSWVTLIPPVVLFTLACRKVPVIPTLALSIFAGVIVALLDGASLDALIKTATSGYVSQTGVKEVDSLLSRGGMLSVLPTLLLFIASLSYGGILEASGVFSVIIEKILRHVSTLAGLVFSTLSVSFFVLLGTGNMMLASIMTGRAFANAYKERDIHQRVLSRSCEDSATVLSILIPWSVPAFFVMGILGVSAWDYTPYCYFNILCPVFSMSYAYTGFGVWRRNGTPYRKSIKRK
- a CDS encoding helix-turn-helix domain-containing protein, with protein sequence MERNSNQKMVRAKEAATYLGIGESTFWRWVAQGKIPQGIKFGTRCTVWRLEVLDSFIEQHEKVAI
- a CDS encoding Rep family protein, whose amino-acid sequence is MMKNNLIKARGFHIVTKQSYLSEDKIKNVLNRYKTITSWAYILHDKEIDEVGCGEDSDDGLKKFKDAHWHIAIYCKDNRIPLSSVASWFGIGDNFIDKSEGSIIYIIKYMLHEDEESVRLNKHRYDDSELKTNINFRNELNHISKKKKREYFFTGVLNGMHPDECREIDRYFYAENMDKLIRLYKDYLNHKPVPSTRYNIYIYGDSSSGKDCFAKALARAIYNNKSKDEYIYHTIGSPKTMFENYLQQEVIIWNDMRAESLLSRFNNDIGLIYNIFDVHPSAISVNVKYSSIKLTNRINIVHSVQPYDEFLDTLSGNEDRRQSYRRFPIIIHLKEDTYDVFINKFFMDRTESFTEYYRKIDIPGSFGKYRILYSSEEAHQKEQRAIKPVVDIYNDIRNKIEHIV